GATGTGGGATtgtgcgcacacgcgcacacacacacacacacacacacacacacacacacgtatgtttGGGGTGAAGAAGGTCTTTGTGTGGTATGTTCACCAAGGAGATAGATGTCACAGTATCCCAGGGTGTTGTTGCTGGGAGGTTACAGGTGAGGGAGCCTCTTAGGAGTTTGGCCTTCTCATGTTTTTTTAGGTATTGGTTGTTGGGTCCTGAGCTGTTACTACCACATAGTCCCTTGGGACCGTGGCCCGTCTTTGAACCCAACCCCTGGGACTGCATGTAGGCAAATACCAGATCAACTGTTAAAACCAGTCCTAGGTTTCCTACCCTTGAAACCTCAGCAGGCAGCTGAATAACCCCAATAAGGAGGCCTAGGGGGACTCAGAACCAGAGGGAGGAATCCTAAGTTGGAGATGTGAAACTTAATTGCTCCACAACTGCTCCTGATTTGGTTATGACTGGAGCCTTACTTTTCCCATATGGTAAATGAAGACACTGTATTGGCAGGTGACTATAAGAATGGATCTAGGGCAGCTTAGGTTGGAGCTAACCTGATGAGGACCTTCTTAAGGTCCTTCTAGAGCCTGACAGTTTTCTTCTGCCTTGTTCCATAGGCTTTCACTGACCTATGAGCCACTCTTTGGTGCAACAGTGACATTCAAGTAAGTTCTGTTGGCTGAAGTTTGTCAGGACTGGTGTGTCTTCACTCTATTCTGTTCATCTGACATCGCTGTATCCCCCACCTCCCAGGTTCATTCTGGCTAGTCGCTTCTACCCAGTGTCTGCCCGATATTGGTTTGCCATGGAACGACTTGAAATCCACAGCAATGGCTCTGTTGCCCATTTCAATGTTTCCCAAGTCACAGGACCTAGCATCTATTCTTTCCACTGTGAGTACGTCAGCAGTGTGAGCAAGAAAGGCAATCTCCTTGTGACCAACGTGCCCTCACTCTGGCagatgactcttcataacttccaGGTATTGAAAGGGTGATGGGCCCCAAGCTGGTGGCAGTAAGGGGAGGGACGAAGGGCCCAAAGAATCTTAGTATGATTTGAGCACGTAGTTGAGAGTTCCAGCCTTGTGCAGTCTCTGAAGGTATAGACTATTCATTGATTCCAGAATCCCAGCTCTTACTGTCTGTTGAACCTTGTGGAACCATCTGATCCATGTCTATGTGTCTCCTAGATCCAGGCCTTCAATGTGACTGGTGAACAGTTCTCCTATGCTAGTGACTGTGCTGGTTTCTTCTCTCCGGGCATCTGGATGGGTCTGCTCACCACCCTCTTCATGCTTTTCATATTCACCTATGGTCTGCACATGATACTCAGCCTAAAGACCATGGATCGATTTGATGACCACAAGGGCCCCACCATCACTTTGACCCAGATTGTGTGACATATACCTGAGAGGAATTGAGGGAGTATTGGTGTCTAGGTTgtcatgtttctgttttgtgacaCAGTGGATGGAAAGGTTTGTCCTCTTCCTACTATAGCATGAACCCTACATACGCCACCCTCAGTCTATCTTGCTTCCTCTTTAACCCAGAGAGGGACTCCCCTGGGGCTATCCCCCATCTCTACCAACAAAGTGTATTCTTCATAGATATTAGATAAATCTTCCAGGCTTCATCATCAAGAGGGGAAGGGACCTTAATTCTAGGgtccccccttttcctctctctccttatttATTCTTGCCCCTCTGCTATTATTCCTTGCTGTTTATAGTGCTTTTGTGTAGTAAATGCTCACTCCCCAAGCTTTATGGAGCTTCCAGCAACAGCCATGAACTTGAGGTTCCTTGAATTTGAGAGGTGTGGAAAGACTACTTGACTGTGTGTCCAGCTTAGCTGttatgtttttttggggggaggggtgatgtgTTAGGAGTGAGTGGTACACTGGGGTTTATTTCTGTGGCCCGAGAAGGAAGAAACCACCACGAGGATTGGTGAGCAACGTGTGCTCACTGGGTTTCTGAATTATTCCTATAAGGACTGCCTGTCAAGAGGCCagaggtgtgtgttgggggggtgtgCTCTGTTGTTTCCTTCCTAATAAAATAAAGACGTGTTGCCTTGTGTTGTTGGGCTTCGTGTCACTCATTTCTGCACTGGacagtagatttttttcttgactGAAGGGAAGAAGTGCTCAGATGTAGACCAGTCAGGCAAGAGGTGagagaggaagggtgggagggtcttCAGTAAGCTGATATTCTTAAGAAAACTACTTAGAGTAGAGGCTTGTTACTTTTCCTGGCCTTGGGAGGAATCCTGACAATGGTAGCTCTCGGCTCTACTGCCAGTTGCAACAACACACAGCAGGGCCTCCATGCCTTGTGTTTCTCCCAGGGGGCGGTACGGGAGCgcgcggggcagggcggggcgcgCCTGGCTCCCGCGCAAGGATCTTTCGCAGGACGCAGCACCTGCTGCCGGCCTGCCCCGCCCCATATTTTTCTGGGCTCACGAAGAGCCGCGTTAACCCCTGCATTCGTTCTGGTGTTGGGACCCAGATGCCAGAAGCCCTCCCAGAAAACAAGCGAGGAAATGATGACTTTGGTTGGGCGGGGCAGggccagaggagggagagggactcATTAACGCTGCGTAGGGATCAGGAGACGGCCGATAGACGCCATCTTTGGTTCAGTGCGGCggcagtggcagaggcagcagcagcagcggcagaggcagcagcagtggcagtaGCGGTAGCAGCAATAGTAGAGGCAGTGGTAGCAGCTGCtgtggtgaaggaggaggagaagcagagtgGACGCTGGTACCAAGACCTGACCATGGATGAGGAATACGATGTGATTGTGCTGGGGACAGGTCTTACCGTAAGTGCCACTTCAGGCGCTCATAGCCTTGCATCATgccatccctccccaccccactccatcccGCATTGATGCAGAAACCGGTACCTGATCCATCCTCCCATCATTGCGTTCCTGGCTCCAGCCCTGGAAAAACTAACCCCATGCCCAACCCACTACCTCACCCTAGGATATTAATGCCAGTTCCCAATTCTCGGTAGAGTGCCTCACTTCGTCCTGTATTCCTGCACCCTAGTTCTTAACCCCAGACCCCTCATCTTCCCTATCTGTATCACCGAGGTGGAAAACTCNccccccccccacacacacacagtggaaccGTTGCACCCAGCCCCCACCCTTCGCCTGAACTCATCACCTGCTCCAAGTCTTTGATTAGCATCCCTTACCATCTTGTGATTACACTAGGGGATGGAATATGAAGATGGGTTTGGGGGCTTTTCAAGGGTGGGCCTTCATCATGCTTTTCTGCTTTTTGGGATGGGGTAAGAAACCCATGGAATGTTCCAGAAACAGAaggagtgtatatgtgtgtgtgtgtggtggggggtaGTGACCACGTTACCTCTGTCCCCGACTTGGTTTCCCATGGAGACCTCAGACTGAATATATATCCTCAGCCTTTGTCCTTGGGTTAGTGACAATGATTGGTGAGGGTGTttgtctcttccccacccccacacacccccacgcCTAAATCTTTTTAGTTTGAACCCTGAGTCTAGACCAGTGAATATGGCCAGAAGAGAGTCAGGGGCTCCTGCCCTTTGaaggaggagcagggtggggcctGGGATTTCAAGGACTTGGCCTTCTCTTTCAAAAGTCCTTTGAATTGGTTCTTCTGTAGACtcattgttttgtctttttgtgggCTCAGAGAAGTAGATACTTCTTTTGGCTTGTTGATGTTAGAAGACTTGGAAGCTGCTGAAAGCTCTGCCCCCCAAACCTCCTTTAATGCTCCAATAGTTTACTCAGCAGGGTTATAAAGGAAACGTCATACGAAGCCatcttttcctccccagtttTAAGCACTGGAAAAAGCCAGAGCTTTGCATTATGAAATTTGTGGTGGGCATGAAGCAGGTTGGAGGGTTATGGGGTATAGTTGCAAATGCCACTCCTTCCCCAGGAATGCATCCTGTCTGGCATCATGTCTGTGAATGGGAAGAAGGTGTTGCACATGGACCGAAACCCCTACTATGGGGGTGAGAGCTCTTCTATCACACCCCTGGAGGAGGTAAGATTTCTTATTCTTAGATCCAGATCCCTTGTTAGTCTTCCACATAGGTATAAGGGGGCGAAGTAATTCTCAGGTACTGGGCAGGAGAGTGGGAAAGGGGGCAGGtccttgatatttttctttctttcctatcctGCTTACAGCTATATAAGCGCTTTCAGATGCTGGAAGGGCCCCCTGAATCAATGGGCCGGGGCCGAGACTGGAATGTTGACTTGATCCCCAAATTCCTCATGGCCAATGGTGAGAGAGATTAAAAAGATGCTGTATATGGTTTTGGGGGTGGTGAGTGGGAAGACGGAAGGGGAAGAGATTGGTCAATCTCAAGAATATGGTTAGTCAGACTACTGAGAGTttttgaaggaaaacacaacagtGTCCCTTATTCCCTCTGGACACAGGTCAGCTGGTAAAGATGCTGCTATATACAGAAGTGACCCGTTATCTGGACTTCAAGGTGGTAGAGGGCAGCTTTGTATACAAGGGGGGCAAGATCTACAAAGTGCCATCCACCGAGACTGAGGCCTTGGCTTCTAGTGAGTATGAGTCTCCTTAACCAGAGAATAATGGGGCTGGATGAGACAGACTATTTTCAGGACAGTTAGGCAAAAGGCTTCTCTTAGCCTGAACCTAATCTTAGCTCTGTGTAGTCCTAGAGGACCCTTACTTTATAGTGTCTTTATTAGACAGTGCTACCCGTCCTAACAAGTTGCCAGAAAGGAAGTTCACAGAAGAGGATTCCTTTTTGTCAAAGGGCCTACTTGCCTCTGTAGCATCCCTAAGTGGAACTGGAAGGGTTTCTTCctacaaaaagaaaattgagaccAAGAAGGGTAGGGCAGTGTTACATGACAGAGTGTTGGTAGGAGCCAGTACACCAACTTTCATGGCCTGTTCTGTTGGAAAGAGGAGTTCTAtgtcccagtaatgcaaaagGTCTTCTCAATACCTTTCTTTCAGATCTGATGGGCATGTTTGAAAAACGACGCTTCCGGAAATTTTTGGTGTTTGTGGCAAACTTTGATGAGAATGATCCCAAAACCTTTGAGGGTGTTGACCCCCAGAACACCAGCATGCGTGATGTCTACCGGAAGTTTGACCTGGGTCAAGATGTCATTGATTTCACTGGCCATGCCTTGGCACTCTACCGCACTGATGAGTGAGGGGAAAGCTGGCTGGTGATGGGAGCCCCTTCTCTGGCTCACACCTTGCCCTCTCCACACCTGCCTATTATACCTACTGCCCACCCTGCATGTCTCTTGTGCTCAGCTCCAGACTCACCTgttccatttccatccctctcCATTTGACCCACATCTTTGCCAGGTCACAAAGGGTGGTGGGAAGGTGGGCTGGTGTCTTTGTAGGTGAACAAGGGTGCCGCTGGCAAAGCATCTTCTTTGGCTCTTATTCCCCAGCTACCTGGATCAGCCATGTCTTGAGACTATTAACCGCATCAAGTTGTACAGCGAGTCCCTGGCCCGTTATGGCAAGAGCCCCTATTTATACCCACTTTATGGACTGGGTGAGCTCCCCCAGGGTTTTGCCAGGTGAGGATCTATCTCTTTTGAATAGTGTTACTAGTAAGACTAAGGCCAAGAATGGAAATTACCTTgaatatatattggtttttcaagacaaggtttctctgtgtagccatggctgtcctggaactcactctgtagactaggctggcctcgaactcagaaatccgcctgcctctgcctcccaagtgctgggcttaaaggtgtgcgccaccactgcccggctacctTGAATATTTTTGAGACATCTCCTACTTTCCTATCTAATTTTCATGTATATTACTCCATCCTTGGGTAATGGGGGCACTGCCCTAGTACATTAAAATGCagagtagaggctggagagatggctcagcagataagagcacttatTTATACCAAGGATCCAGGTTTAATTCCAACATGAACatacatggtagttcacaactatccataaactccagttttagggaatcCAAAACCTTcatctggcttccacaagcaTCAAGCatacatgtggtgtacagacatacatgcaaataaaacacacacacgtatgaataaatataaaaattttattttaaaaaatagatgaaataCAAAGTAAAGGACTAGGTCACCATGAACATAGCTTCCCTTAGCTCTTGGTAGTACCAGGGCTAAGTCTAGGACCCCAGAACCTTGAGTCTGGGCTTCCCTGGGGGCTGGCTCTTTTAccaacagttcttttttttttttccaacagttCTTTATTCTTGACTCCTgggctatttgtttgtttgtttgtttgtttgttttgttttttc
This window of the Mus pahari chromosome X, PAHARI_EIJ_v1.1, whole genome shotgun sequence genome carries:
- the Gdi1 gene encoding rab GDP dissociation inhibitor alpha produces the protein MPEALPENKRGNDDFGWAGQGQRRERDSLTLRRDQETADRRHLWFSAAAVAEAAAAAAEAAAVAVAVAAIVEAVVAAAVVKEEEKQSGRWYQDLTMDEEYDVIVLGTGLTECILSGIMSVNGKKVLHMDRNPYYGGESSSITPLEELYKRFQMLEGPPESMGRGRDWNVDLIPKFLMANGQLVKMLLYTEVTRYLDFKVVEGSFVYKGGKIYKVPSTETEALASNLMGMFEKRRFRKFLVFVANFDENDPKTFEGVDPQNTSMRDVYRKFDLGQDVIDFTGHALALYRTDDYLDQPCLETINRIKLYSESLARYGKSPYLYPLYGLGELPQGFARLSAIYGGTYMLNKPVDDIIMENGKVVGVKSEGEVARCKQLICDPSYIPDRVQKAGQVIRIICILSHPIKNTNDANSCQIIIPQNQVNRKSDIYVCMISYAHNVAAQGKYIAIASTTVETAEPEKEVEPALELLEPIDQKFVAISDLYEPIDDGSESQVFCSCSYDATTHFETTCNDIKDIYKRMAGSAFDFENMKRKQNDVFGEADQ